A window from Flavobacterium gyeonganense encodes these proteins:
- a CDS encoding carboxypeptidase-like regulatory domain-containing protein, with product MGKFFFAQTVKGKVTSGGVSLPGVSVVVQGTKNGTATDFDGSFTLNNVEPKAILVFSYIGYKNISIPADTKSEMQVVMVDELEKLNEVVVIGYGTSKRKRYKRCCFFYQSF from the coding sequence GTGGGGAAATTTTTCTTTGCCCAAACTGTTAAAGGTAAAGTAACATCAGGGGGAGTTAGTCTGCCCGGAGTTAGTGTAGTAGTACAAGGTACAAAAAACGGAACAGCCACCGATTTTGACGGCAGTTTTACTTTAAACAATGTAGAGCCAAAAGCGATACTGGTTTTTAGTTATATAGGTTATAAAAATATATCTATACCCGCAGATACAAAATCAGAGATGCAGGTAGTCATGGTAGATGAACTGGAAAAACTAAATGAGGTAGTAGTTATCGGATATGGAACTTCAAAAAGAAAAAGATATAAACGGTGCTGTTTCTTCTATCAAAGCTTCTGA